In Deltaproteobacteria bacterium, the genomic stretch TCAGAAGCCTCCCTGCTCGACTACCTGCGCCGCAAGACCGGCCTGCCGGAGCTCGATGGCGACACGGTGTTGTTCTCCGATGGCACCGTGGATTCGGTCACCATGATCGACCTCATCGTGTTCCTCGAGGACTCGCTGGGCATCGAGATCCGCCAAGAAGACGTCACGCTCGACAACTTCGACACCGGCCGCGCGATCATGGCGCTCGTGAACGCGCGCATGACCGAGTGACGGGAGCCGGAGTGATCGATCCTGCGGCGACGCGGTCCATCCCCGCGTGATGCCCCTCGCCCCGCCCGCGATCGCCCTGGTGACGTCGCTCCTGTCCGCCGCGGAGCCGGAGCCCGCTGCCGAGCAGCTCGGCACGATCTGCTACGCCGACGGCACCAGCCGTCGCATCACGCCGGACGATGCCGTGCAGATGGCAAAGATGATCGACGGCGAGACCTGGGGCAGCCCGTCGGTCGACGATGCCCGCGCGATGCTGTGGGCAATCGCGCAGCGCAGCGGCATCTGGGCCTTCCCGCGCTGGACGCTGGCCGATCTCATCCGCGCGTACTCCCAGCCCATCAACCCCAAGTGGACGCGCACGGGCTCGGCCTGCAGGCAGTACTACGCGCCGTCCTTCAGCGGGTCGATCCCCGACAGCTGCTCGCTGCGACGAGTCGAGCGCCGCGAGCACAACATCACCATGGTGTGGGCCGACCTCGCAGCGCTGGCGCGCCGCGAGGTGCTCGACTTCGCCGCCGGCAAGACCGCCAACCCGGTACCCGGCGCGGTGGGGTGGTTTGCGCCCGGCATGTGGAAGAAGCGCGAGGGCAACGGCAGCAACACACGCGATCACATGGTCGCGGGGCCGAGCATCGACGGCAACGTCTACGTGAAGCTGTCGTCGAACCCCGACACCACCGCCTGGACGGCCGACCGCACCCGCGTGGTCGGCCCCGGTCAGAGCTGCGCCGCGACCGGCCAACGCCCGGCGACGCCGAGCCCGGCGACGCCGAGCTGCGCGACCAACTACACGTATCACCGCACCGGCACGATCAGCTTCATCCCACCGCTCGTCGATCGCATCACCACCATGGTCATCGTCGACGCCGGCACCCGCCAGGGCGTGTGCGCCGACTCGACCGGCATGATCTTCCTCGGCGACGCCGATGATGCCTACCTCACGGACGCCGACGGCCAGCCGGTGCGGTTCAAGGTCACCGCCATCGACACCGACGCGGCCACGGTCGAGATCACCCACGGCACGCTGACTCGCAAGATGCTCGACGGCAATCGCCGCGTGGTGGTGCGCCGCCACAAGTGATCGGCCTGCGCCGACGCGGAGTCCCTGTGGTACTCCCTCGGGGTGATGAGCGAGCCGGTCGTCAGCGAGCGGTATGCCGAGGTCCTGCGCGACATCGCGGCGCAGCGCGGCACGCCATGCTTCGTCTACTTCACCGCGCCGATCCGCGAGCGCGTGCAGGGCATCGCCCGCGCGCTCGGATCGCGGGTCTCGGTGTCCTACGCGATGAAGGCCAACCCCAACGTCGCGTTGGTGACCGCGATGCGCGGCCTGGTGCCGCGGCTCGACGTGTCGTCGGGCGGTGAGCTGGCGCGGGCCGTGGCGTGCGGCTGGGCCCCCCACGCCATCAGCTTCACTGGCCCTGGCAAGTCCCACGACGAGCTGGCGCTGGCGGTCGAGCACCGCGTCGAAGTCGTCCTCGAGTCGGTGACCGAGGCCGAGCGACTGGCCGCGCTGGCGGGCGCCGCCGGCGTCGTGATGGACGTGCTGCTACGGGTGGCGCCCTCGCGGGTGCCCGCCGGCTTCGGCGATCAAATGGCCGGGCGACCGACCGCGTTCGGCATCGACGAAGACGAGATCGACGACGCGGTCGCGTGCGTGCGGCGCTCGTCGTCGCTGCGCTGGGTCGGGCTGCACGCCTACTCCGGCACGCAGTGCCTGCGCGCCGACGCGATCGCGGAGAACTGGGCCATCTTTGCCGAGCTGTTCCGTGCGATCGCACAGCGACACGACGCGCGGCTGCAGCGGCTGGTGTTCGGCGCCGGCCTCGGCATCGCCCACCACGACAACCAAGTCACCGTCGATCTCGACGCGGTCGCCACGAACGCCGTGCCGACCCTCGATGCCCTGCGCCAGGAGCCGCTGCTCGCCGACGCCGAGCTGGTGCTCGAGTCGGGCCGCTACCTCGTGGGCGAGGCCGGCGTCTACCTGACGGCCGTCAACACGGTGAAGCGCTCGCGCGGTGCCGACGTGATCATCTGCGACGGCGGCATGAACCATCACCTCGCCGCCGCCGGCCACTTCGGCATGGTCATCCGGCGGCCCTATCGCCTGCGCAAGCTGGGCGCCGCGCCCGACGCCCCGCGCAAGAAGCTACTGGTGTGCGGTCCGCTGTGCACCTCCCTCGACGGCTTCGGTCGCGACGTCGAGCTGCCGGAGCTCGCGGTCGGCGACGTGCTGGCGATCTCGCCCAGCGGCGCCTACGGCTTCACCTCCTCGCCGCTGGGCTTCATCAGCCACCCGGCGCCGGCCGAGCACCTGGTCGAGGACGGCGAGCTGCTACGCTGATGCGCGGCAGCGCCGATGATCCTCGACCCCTCGATCGCGCTCGCGCTCGCGCTGCTCGCCCCGCACCGACCGGGTGACGAACTCGCGCCGGGGCTGCGGTGGTGCGCGTTGCAGGTCGAGCTCGGC encodes the following:
- a CDS encoding acyl carrier protein — protein: MDFSEASLLDYLRRKTGLPELDGDTVLFSDGTVDSVTMIDLIVFLEDSLGIEIRQEDVTLDNFDTGRAIMALVNARMTE
- a CDS encoding alanine racemase, whose product is MSEPVVSERYAEVLRDIAAQRGTPCFVYFTAPIRERVQGIARALGSRVSVSYAMKANPNVALVTAMRGLVPRLDVSSGGELARAVACGWAPHAISFTGPGKSHDELALAVEHRVEVVLESVTEAERLAALAGAAGVVMDVLLRVAPSRVPAGFGDQMAGRPTAFGIDEDEIDDAVACVRRSSSLRWVGLHAYSGTQCLRADAIAENWAIFAELFRAIAQRHDARLQRLVFGAGLGIAHHDNQVTVDLDAVATNAVPTLDALRQEPLLADAELVLESGRYLVGEAGVYLTAVNTVKRSRGADVIICDGGMNHHLAAAGHFGMVIRRPYRLRKLGAAPDAPRKKLLVCGPLCTSLDGFGRDVELPELAVGDVLAISPSGAYGFTSSPLGFISHPAPAEHLVEDGELLR